The Verrucomicrobiia bacterium genome includes the window TGTTGCCGGTTTGCCTGGGCGCGATCAAGGCGCTCTGGCTCGTATTCCGCCACAGCAGCGACGCCTCGACCATGTGGGTCGCCCTCGGCGGCGGCGCGGCGTGCTGGATCGTGATCTACCTGATGCTGCCCAAGCCAATGTGGATCTATGTCGTCGGCCATGAATTCACCCACGTGCTCTGGACATGGCTGTTCGGCGGCAAGGTGAAAAAATTCAAAGCCTCCGCGAAAGGCGGGCATGTGGTCGTCACGAAAACGAATTTTCTCATCGCGCTCGCGCCGTATTTTTTTCCGGTGTATGCGGCGATAGTGGTGGCGGTATTCATCATCGGCCATCTTATTTGGAACTGGCTGCCGTACCTGGTGTGGTTCCATTTATTGCTCGGCGCGGCCTACGCTTTTCACGTCACCCTGACGTGGCACATTCTCAAGACCGAGCAATCGGACATCACGCAGCACGGTTATTTGTTTTCGTTCGTGATCATTTTTTTGGGGAATGTGACGGTGCTGATGCTCGGCGTGCCGTCGCTGGCGGCGCGGGTGGGAGTATTCACGGCGTTCGGTTGGTGGTTCGAATGCACGGGGCAGGTGATCCAGCGGTTGGGGCGGTTTTTGTAGGCTGTTTGCGCTTGCGCCAAAATTGCTTAGACTGAACCCGGCGAATTGAACTTGAATTGCCCGCGCAGTTAAGGCCAAATCAGCGCGCTCTTTATACGTTATGAATCTTGGTGACATTCTCGGGCCGGATAATATCGTGCCGGAACTGCGTGCTTCCGACAGATGGCAGGGTATTGACGAGCTTATCAATAATCTCGTCACCACCGGCAAAATCAAAACCGAACATCGCGACGCCATCGCCGCGGTCGTCAAGAAGCGCGAGACTTCCATGAGCACGGGCATCGGCTTCGGCATCGGCATTCCGCACGCCTCGACGGATTTGATTTACGAGGTCGTCGGCGCGTTCGGCCGGTCCAAGACGGGCGTTAATTTCGAGGCGCTCGACAACCAGCCGGTGAATCTCGTCATGCTGTTCCTCGTTCCCCAGGGCCAATTTCAGAAACATCTTCACACCCTCGCCAATATCGCCAAGCTTCTGCACAAAAAAGAATTTCGCCAGGCGCTCGAAGAAGCTCCCGATGCCCCGGCCATGTTCAAGATCATCAAGGAATTTGGCGGGAAGTGAGGATGGCTGCCTCGAGAATTTTTCCC containing:
- a CDS encoding PTS sugar transporter subunit IIA, translated to MNLGDILGPDNIVPELRASDRWQGIDELINNLVTTGKIKTEHRDAIAAVVKKRETSMSTGIGFGIGIPHASTDLIYEVVGAFGRSKTGVNFEALDNQPVNLVMLFLVPQGQFQKHLHTLANIAKLLHKKEFRQALEEAPDAPAMFKIIKEFGGK